One stretch of Rathayibacter festucae DSM 15932 DNA includes these proteins:
- a CDS encoding rhomboid family intramembrane serine protease, translating into MTQVPPSSSTYTCYRHPDRQSFVRCQRCGRTICGECQTPAPVGVICPDDMAQQRSEAPRVRGPLVSRVRAMTRADQPTVTYAIIALCVLVWILEVLPFIGNTVLNAIAYFPAYTLPGFGAGFEPWRMITSIFAHSTSLFFVVPFHLLLNMYTLWVFGMALERMLGRGRYLTLFLLSGFAGSVGVLLLSSPLTPVIGASGAIFGLMGAYLVILRHLGGQASQLLVLVGLNLVIGFLPGMNVAWQAHVGGLVAGALIGLVFTRTRQRSQRRTQNLLVGLIGVGLVAITVGAYVLA; encoded by the coding sequence GTGACCCAGGTCCCGCCGAGCAGCAGCACCTACACCTGCTACCGCCACCCCGATCGCCAGAGCTTCGTGCGCTGCCAGCGGTGCGGTCGCACGATCTGCGGCGAGTGCCAGACCCCGGCCCCGGTCGGCGTCATCTGCCCGGACGACATGGCGCAGCAGCGCAGCGAGGCCCCGCGCGTGCGCGGTCCGCTCGTGTCGCGGGTCCGGGCGATGACACGGGCGGACCAGCCGACCGTCACCTACGCGATCATCGCGCTCTGCGTCCTGGTCTGGATCCTCGAGGTGCTGCCGTTCATCGGGAACACCGTGCTCAACGCGATCGCCTACTTCCCGGCGTACACGCTGCCCGGCTTCGGCGCGGGCTTCGAGCCGTGGCGGATGATCACGTCGATCTTCGCGCACAGCACGTCCCTCTTCTTCGTGGTGCCGTTCCACCTCCTGCTGAACATGTACACGCTGTGGGTCTTCGGCATGGCGCTCGAGCGGATGCTCGGCCGCGGGCGCTACCTGACGCTGTTCCTCCTCAGCGGCTTCGCAGGCTCGGTCGGCGTCCTGCTCCTCTCCAGCCCGCTGACGCCGGTGATCGGTGCCTCGGGCGCCATCTTCGGGCTGATGGGCGCGTACCTCGTGATCCTCCGCCACCTCGGCGGGCAGGCCTCGCAGCTGCTGGTGCTGGTCGGGCTCAACCTCGTGATCGGCTTCCTGCCGGGGATGAACGTCGCCTGGCAGGCGCACGTCGGCGGCCTGGTCGCCGGTGCTCTCATCGGACTCGTCTTCACCCGGACGCGGCAGCGCTCGCAGCGACGCACCCAGAACCTTCTCGTCGGGCTGATCGGCGTCGGCCTCGTGGCGATCACCGTGGGGGCGTACGTCCTGGCCTGA
- a CDS encoding peptidylprolyl isomerase produces the protein MPLHTAVATFHTTKGDIVVNLYGNHAPKTVRNFVGLATGDIEWTHPATGAKTKEPLYNGTVFHRIIPDFMLQGGDPLGQGIGGPGYQFDDEINSELDFTQPYILAMANAGKQAGRGTNGSQFFITVAPTTWLQGKHTIFGAVADDESKKVVDALSAVATDGRDKPLEDVVIESVEITEV, from the coding sequence ATGCCTTTGCACACCGCAGTCGCGACGTTCCACACGACCAAGGGCGACATCGTCGTCAACCTCTACGGCAACCACGCGCCGAAGACGGTCCGCAACTTCGTCGGTCTCGCGACCGGCGACATCGAATGGACCCACCCGGCGACCGGTGCGAAGACGAAGGAGCCGCTCTACAACGGCACCGTCTTCCACCGCATCATCCCCGACTTCATGCTCCAGGGCGGCGACCCGCTCGGCCAGGGCATCGGCGGCCCGGGCTACCAGTTCGACGACGAGATCAACTCGGAGCTCGACTTCACCCAGCCCTACATCCTCGCGATGGCGAACGCCGGCAAGCAGGCGGGGCGCGGCACCAACGGCTCGCAGTTCTTCATCACCGTCGCGCCGACCACCTGGCTCCAGGGCAAGCACACCATCTTCGGCGCCGTCGCCGACGACGAGTCCAAGAAGGTCGTCGACGCACTGTCGGCCGTGGCGACCGACGGTCGCGACAAGCCCCTCGAGGACGTCGTCATCGAGAGCGTCGAGATCACCGAGGTCTGA
- a CDS encoding NUDIX hydrolase — protein sequence MDIRVAAYGVIIDGERMLLAHWSQGPWEAWTLPGGGIDEGESPADAAVREIFEETGYHAELEGLIGVDSHVIPAHRRSDPEAGPLHAIRVVYRARVTGGELTHEVDGSTDAAAWLPLAEVEGLERVELIDVALTMNEAWTLR from the coding sequence GTGGACATCCGGGTCGCCGCGTATGGCGTGATCATCGACGGCGAGCGCATGCTCCTCGCACACTGGAGCCAGGGGCCCTGGGAGGCGTGGACGCTTCCCGGCGGTGGCATCGACGAGGGCGAGTCGCCCGCGGATGCTGCCGTCCGCGAGATCTTCGAGGAGACCGGCTACCACGCGGAGCTCGAGGGGCTGATCGGCGTCGACTCGCACGTGATCCCCGCGCATCGCCGCAGCGATCCCGAGGCCGGACCCCTGCACGCCATCCGCGTCGTCTACCGCGCCCGCGTGACCGGCGGTGAGCTGACCCACGAGGTCGACGGCTCGACCGACGCCGCCGCGTGGCTCCCGCTGGCCGAGGTCGAGGGACTCGAGCGGGTCGAGCTGATCGACGTCGCCCTCACGATGAACGAGGCCTGGACGCTGCGCTGA
- a CDS encoding thioredoxin domain-containing protein, translating into MPPGVVVPVIVELYTSAFCGACNAARSVLERAAELVPAAEIREFDVAFAPEAAEAADIRSTPTVVVRDADGRAVFRAEGAPSLPQALSALALAVG; encoded by the coding sequence GTGCCGCCCGGCGTTGTCGTTCCTGTGATCGTCGAGCTCTACACGTCCGCGTTCTGCGGCGCCTGCAACGCGGCCCGCAGCGTGCTCGAGCGCGCGGCGGAGCTGGTCCCCGCTGCGGAGATCCGCGAGTTCGACGTCGCCTTCGCGCCCGAGGCAGCGGAAGCCGCGGACATCCGCTCCACCCCCACGGTCGTGGTCCGCGACGCCGACGGCCGCGCGGTGTTCCGTGCGGAGGGGGCGCCGTCGCTCCCCCAGGCGCTCTCCGCGCTCGCCCTCGCCGTAGGGTGA
- a CDS encoding DUF3566 domain-containing protein, with translation MSSTVAEKLAKKSAKSPAAKQVRLKLVYVDFWSAVKLSFLLGLTLAIITIVVVYLVYTVLAQTGVFDEVNGLVQDIAGAEAFDLNTIISLPQIMGFAVVVAVLNTIVTTALGAIVALLYNLSVKITGGLLVGFTNQ, from the coding sequence ATGAGTAGCACGGTCGCCGAGAAGCTCGCCAAGAAGTCCGCGAAGAGCCCGGCGGCGAAGCAGGTCAGACTCAAGCTGGTGTACGTCGACTTCTGGTCGGCCGTCAAGCTGTCGTTCCTGCTCGGTCTGACGCTGGCGATCATCACGATCGTCGTCGTCTACCTCGTCTACACGGTGCTCGCGCAGACCGGCGTCTTCGACGAGGTCAACGGCCTCGTCCAGGACATCGCCGGCGCGGAGGCGTTCGACCTCAACACGATTATCTCGCTGCCCCAGATCATGGGCTTCGCGGTCGTCGTCGCGGTGCTGAACACCATCGTCACCACCGCCCTCGGGGCGATCGTGGCGCTGCTGTACAACCTCAGCGTCAAGATCACCGGCGGCCTGCTGGTCGGCTTCACCAACCAGTAG
- the gyrA gene encoding DNA gyrase subunit A: protein MADESDTPTGPDDGEDIVTETGVVIHGHDKIEPVDLQLEMQRSYLDYAMSVIVGRALPEVRDGLKPVHRRVIYAMYDGGYRPDKAFSKCSRVVGDVMGQFHPHGDSAIYDALVRLVQPWSLRYPLALGQGNFGSPGNDGAAAPRYTETKMAPLALEMVRDIDKNTVDFQDNYDGRTREPAILPARFPNLLVNGSVGIAVGMATNIPPHNLREVAAGAKWALENPEASREELLEALLQRIKGPDFPTGAQILGVRGIQDAYRTGRGSITMRAVVSIEEIQGRTCLVVTELPYQVNPDNLAIKIAELVKDGRVSGIADIRDETSGRTGQRLVVVLKRDAVAKVVLNNLYKHTPLQENFGANMLAIVDGIPRTLSLDGFIRAWVDHQVEVIVRRTQYLLDEAEARIHILRGYLKALDALDEVIALIRRSPTVEEARDGLMELLDIDEVQSRAILDMQLRRLAALERQKIIDEHDRIQAEIEDYKSILASPERQRTIISDELDEIVDRFGDDRRTEILFGFDGDMSVEDLIPEEEMVVTVTRGGYLKRTRSDSYRAQHRGGRGVRGAQLKADDIVEHFFVTTTHHWLLFFTNTGRVYRAKTYELQEVSRDAKGQHIANLLALEPGEQIAQILDIRDYEAARYLVLATRDGLVKKTALMEYDTNRSGGIIAIKLREGDELVSALLVDEDSDVLLVSRKGMSIRFTASDQALRPMGRSTSGVMGMSFRGDDRLLDANVVSDEGYVFVVTEGGYAKRTAVDQYRLQGRGGLGIKVAKLEEKRGDLVGAIITGEDDEVLVVLASGKVVRSAVAEVPAKGRDTMGVVFARFADDDRIIALAKNTERNLDAQDEDPDAAASAESEAVSEEDESVDE from the coding sequence ATGGCAGACGAATCAGACACCCCCACCGGACCGGACGACGGCGAGGACATCGTCACCGAGACCGGTGTCGTGATCCACGGGCACGACAAGATCGAGCCGGTCGACCTGCAGCTCGAGATGCAGCGCTCCTATCTCGACTACGCGATGAGCGTCATCGTGGGCCGCGCGCTCCCCGAGGTGCGCGACGGGCTCAAGCCCGTGCACCGCCGCGTGATCTACGCGATGTACGACGGCGGCTACCGCCCCGACAAGGCGTTCTCGAAGTGCTCCCGCGTCGTCGGCGACGTGATGGGCCAGTTCCACCCGCACGGCGACTCGGCGATCTACGACGCCCTCGTCCGCCTCGTCCAGCCGTGGAGCCTCCGCTACCCGCTGGCGCTCGGCCAGGGCAACTTCGGCTCCCCCGGCAACGACGGCGCCGCGGCCCCCCGCTACACCGAGACCAAGATGGCCCCGCTGGCCCTCGAGATGGTCCGCGACATCGACAAGAACACCGTCGACTTCCAGGACAACTACGACGGCCGCACCCGCGAGCCGGCGATCCTGCCCGCGCGCTTCCCCAACCTGCTGGTCAACGGCTCGGTCGGCATCGCGGTGGGCATGGCCACCAACATCCCGCCGCACAACCTCCGCGAGGTCGCCGCCGGCGCGAAGTGGGCGCTGGAGAACCCGGAGGCGTCGCGCGAGGAGCTGCTCGAGGCGCTGCTGCAGCGCATCAAGGGCCCCGACTTCCCCACCGGGGCGCAGATCCTCGGCGTCCGCGGCATCCAGGACGCATACCGCACGGGCCGCGGCTCGATCACGATGCGCGCCGTCGTCTCGATCGAGGAGATCCAGGGCCGCACCTGCCTCGTCGTCACCGAGCTGCCGTACCAGGTGAACCCGGACAACCTCGCGATCAAGATCGCCGAGCTGGTCAAGGACGGCCGCGTCTCCGGCATCGCCGACATCCGCGACGAGACCTCGGGCCGCACCGGCCAGCGCCTCGTCGTCGTGCTCAAGCGCGACGCGGTCGCGAAGGTCGTGCTGAACAACCTCTACAAGCACACCCCGCTGCAGGAGAACTTCGGCGCGAACATGCTCGCGATCGTCGACGGCATCCCGCGCACGCTCTCGCTCGACGGCTTCATCCGCGCGTGGGTCGACCACCAGGTCGAGGTCATCGTCCGCCGCACCCAGTACCTGCTCGACGAGGCCGAGGCGCGGATCCACATCCTGCGCGGCTACCTCAAGGCGCTCGACGCGCTCGACGAGGTCATCGCCCTCATCCGCCGCTCCCCCACCGTGGAGGAGGCCCGCGACGGCCTGATGGAGCTCCTCGACATCGACGAGGTGCAGTCGCGCGCGATCCTCGACATGCAGCTGCGCCGGCTCGCCGCCCTCGAGCGCCAGAAGATCATCGACGAGCACGACCGGATCCAGGCCGAGATCGAGGACTACAAGTCGATCCTCGCGAGCCCGGAGCGCCAGCGGACGATCATCTCGGACGAGCTCGACGAGATCGTCGACCGCTTCGGCGACGACCGCCGCACCGAGATCCTCTTCGGCTTCGACGGCGACATGAGCGTCGAGGACCTGATCCCCGAGGAGGAGATGGTCGTCACCGTCACCCGCGGCGGCTACCTCAAGCGCACCCGCAGCGACTCGTACCGCGCCCAGCACCGCGGTGGCCGCGGCGTGCGCGGCGCCCAGCTCAAGGCCGACGACATCGTCGAGCACTTCTTCGTCACCACGACGCACCACTGGCTGCTGTTCTTCACGAACACCGGCCGCGTGTACCGCGCCAAGACGTACGAGCTGCAGGAGGTCAGCCGCGACGCGAAGGGCCAGCACATCGCGAACCTCCTCGCGCTGGAGCCCGGCGAGCAGATCGCCCAGATCCTCGACATCCGCGACTACGAGGCGGCCCGCTACCTCGTCCTCGCCACCCGCGACGGCCTCGTCAAGAAGACGGCGCTGATGGAGTACGACACCAACCGCTCCGGCGGGATCATCGCGATCAAGCTCCGCGAGGGCGACGAGCTCGTCTCCGCGCTCCTGGTGGACGAGGACAGCGACGTGCTGCTCGTCTCCCGCAAGGGCATGTCGATCCGCTTCACCGCCTCGGACCAGGCGCTGCGCCCGATGGGCCGCTCCACCTCCGGAGTGATGGGCATGTCGTTCCGCGGCGACGACCGACTGCTGGACGCCAACGTCGTCAGCGACGAGGGCTACGTCTTCGTCGTGACCGAGGGCGGCTACGCGAAGCGCACCGCGGTCGACCAGTACCGGCTCCAGGGCCGCGGCGGTCTGGGCATCAAGGTGGCCAAGCTCGAGGAGAAGCGCGGCGACCTGGTGGGCGCCATCATCACCGGGGAGGACGACGAGGTGCTCGTCGTCCTCGCCAGTGGCAAGGTGGTACGCTCTGCCGTGGCCGAGGTACCGGCCAAGGGTCGCGACACCATGGGAGTCGTCTTCGCACGATTCGCAGACGACGACCGCATCATCGCACTCGCCAAGAACACCGAACGCAATCTCGACGCCCAGGACGAGGATCCCGACGCCGCGGCGTCGGCCGAGTCCGAAGCGGTGTCGGAGGAGGATGAGTCCGTCGATGAGTAG
- the gyrB gene encoding DNA topoisomerase (ATP-hydrolyzing) subunit B, with the protein MSTKSSGDYGANQIQVLEGLEAVRKRPGMYIGSTGPRGLHHLVYEIVDNAVDEALAGYCDNIEVVVRADGGLTVVDNGRGIPVDMHPTEGISTVELVLTVLHAGGKFGGGGYAVSGGLHGVGSSVVNALSTRLEVEVKRQGASYSMTFADGVPEAPLAKGEPSDETGTTITFWPNAEIFETVEFDYETLRARFQQMAFLNKGLRIALTDEKEIEFDGEGENETSGARSDVFLYEKGLVDYVEYINSLKKSDLVHSEIIDFESEDTERRISLEVAMQWTTAYTESVHTYANTINTHEGGTHEEGFRAALTTLVNKYARANNLLKDKDENLSGDDIREGLTAVVSIKLGEPQFEGQTKTKLGNTEAKAFVQRVAGEQLADWFDRNPNQAKDIIRKAIQAASARMAARKARETARRKGLLEGGGMPGKLKDCQSKDPSISEIFIVEGDSAGGSAVQGRNPETQAILPLRGKILNVEKARLDRALGNNEVQAMITAFGAGIGEDFNPDKARYHKIILMADADVDGQHITTLLLTLLFRYMRPLIDLGYVYLAQPPLYRLKWSNSPHEYVYSDRERDALLAHGAASNKRMPKENGIQRYKGLGEMDYKELWETTMDPATRTLLQVTLDDAAAADEIFSTLMGEDVESRRSFIQKNAKDVRFLDI; encoded by the coding sequence ATGTCGACGAAGTCCTCCGGCGACTACGGCGCGAACCAGATCCAGGTCCTCGAGGGCCTCGAGGCGGTCCGCAAGCGCCCCGGCATGTACATCGGCTCGACGGGCCCGCGCGGTCTGCACCACCTGGTCTACGAGATCGTCGACAACGCCGTCGACGAGGCGCTCGCGGGCTACTGCGACAACATCGAGGTCGTCGTGCGCGCCGACGGCGGCCTGACCGTCGTCGACAACGGCCGCGGCATCCCGGTCGACATGCACCCCACCGAGGGCATCTCCACCGTCGAGCTCGTCCTCACCGTGCTGCACGCCGGCGGCAAGTTCGGCGGCGGCGGCTACGCGGTCTCCGGCGGTCTGCACGGAGTCGGCTCGTCCGTCGTCAACGCGCTCTCCACCCGGCTCGAGGTCGAGGTGAAGCGACAGGGCGCCTCCTACAGCATGACCTTCGCCGACGGAGTCCCGGAGGCGCCGCTCGCGAAGGGCGAGCCGAGCGACGAGACCGGCACCACCATCACCTTCTGGCCGAACGCCGAGATCTTCGAGACCGTCGAGTTCGACTACGAGACCCTCCGTGCCCGGTTCCAGCAGATGGCGTTCCTCAACAAGGGGCTCCGCATCGCGCTGACCGACGAGAAGGAGATCGAGTTCGACGGCGAGGGTGAGAACGAGACGTCCGGTGCGCGCAGCGACGTCTTCCTCTACGAGAAGGGCCTCGTCGACTACGTCGAGTACATCAACTCGCTCAAGAAGTCCGATCTGGTGCACTCCGAGATCATCGACTTCGAGTCCGAGGACACCGAGCGCCGCATCTCCCTCGAGGTCGCGATGCAGTGGACGACGGCGTACACCGAGAGCGTGCACACCTACGCGAACACGATCAACACCCACGAGGGCGGCACGCACGAGGAGGGTTTCCGCGCGGCGCTGACGACCCTCGTCAACAAGTACGCGCGGGCGAACAACCTGCTCAAGGACAAGGACGAGAACCTCTCGGGCGACGACATCCGCGAGGGCCTCACCGCCGTCGTGTCGATCAAGCTCGGCGAGCCGCAGTTCGAGGGCCAGACCAAGACGAAGCTCGGCAACACCGAGGCGAAGGCGTTCGTGCAGCGCGTCGCCGGCGAGCAGCTCGCCGACTGGTTCGACCGCAACCCCAACCAGGCCAAGGACATCATCCGGAAGGCGATCCAGGCCGCCTCCGCGCGGATGGCCGCGCGCAAGGCCCGCGAGACCGCCCGCCGCAAGGGGCTGCTCGAGGGCGGTGGCATGCCGGGCAAGCTCAAGGACTGCCAGTCGAAGGACCCGTCGATCTCCGAGATCTTCATCGTCGAGGGCGACTCGGCCGGCGGCTCCGCCGTCCAGGGCCGCAACCCCGAGACCCAGGCGATCCTCCCCCTCCGCGGCAAGATCCTCAACGTCGAGAAGGCGCGCCTCGACCGCGCGCTCGGCAACAACGAGGTCCAGGCGATGATCACGGCCTTCGGAGCCGGTATCGGCGAGGACTTCAACCCCGACAAGGCGCGGTACCACAAGATCATCCTGATGGCCGACGCCGACGTCGACGGCCAGCACATCACGACGCTGCTGCTGACCCTGCTGTTCCGCTACATGCGCCCGCTGATCGACCTCGGCTACGTGTACCTCGCGCAGCCGCCGCTCTACCGCCTCAAGTGGTCGAACTCGCCGCACGAGTACGTCTACAGCGACCGCGAGCGCGACGCACTGCTGGCGCACGGCGCCGCGTCGAACAAGCGCATGCCCAAGGAGAACGGGATCCAGCGCTACAAGGGTCTCGGCGAGATGGACTACAAGGAGCTGTGGGAGACCACGATGGACCCCGCCACGCGGACCCTCCTCCAGGTCACCCTCGACGACGCGGCCGCCGCCGACGAGATCTTCTCGACCCTGATGGGCGAGGACGTCGAGTCCCGCCGCTCCTTCATCCAGAAAAATGCCAAGGACGTGAGGTTCCTCGACATCTGA
- a CDS encoding DUF721 domain-containing protein, with amino-acid sequence MADSPRRGAPSPAPDSEAARVYQHLKEVFGGDAPRRVRKTVDRAEPKGDAAPFGGGRDPHDLGDVLSSLTVKLGWTAPLAQGDLMSSWTAIAGEETAKHSTPVGVVDGVLTVACESTAWSTQLRLMRIEIMNHIAVNHPDAGITAIRFQGPDVPNWKKGPRSIPGRGPRDTYG; translated from the coding sequence GTGGCTGACTCCCCCCGCCGCGGCGCTCCCTCCCCCGCTCCCGACTCCGAGGCGGCGCGCGTCTACCAGCACCTCAAGGAGGTCTTCGGCGGCGACGCCCCCCGCCGCGTGCGCAAGACGGTCGACCGGGCCGAGCCCAAGGGCGACGCGGCCCCGTTCGGCGGGGGCCGCGATCCGCACGACCTCGGCGACGTGCTCTCCTCTCTCACGGTGAAGCTCGGCTGGACCGCTCCCCTCGCCCAGGGCGACCTGATGTCGTCCTGGACGGCCATCGCCGGCGAGGAGACGGCAAAGCACTCCACTCCGGTCGGCGTGGTGGACGGAGTGCTCACGGTGGCGTGCGAGTCGACGGCCTGGTCGACGCAGCTGCGGCTGATGCGGATCGAGATCATGAACCACATCGCGGTGAACCACCCGGACGCGGGGATCACCGCGATCCGTTTCCAGGGCCCCGACGTCCCGAACTGGAAAAAGGGCCCCAGGTCGATTCCAGGGCGTGGTCCGCGCGATACCTACGGCTGA
- the recF gene encoding DNA replication/repair protein RecF (All proteins in this family for which functions are known are DNA-binding proteins that assist the filamentation of RecA onto DNA for the initiation of recombination or recombinational repair.): MQVTQLALSDFRNYASVDVALAPGPNLFVGRNGQGKTNLVESLGYLSTLGSHRVSTDQALIRAGQDSAVIRARLRNGDRDLLAEVQINRSSANRAQINRGGIKPRELPRFFSSVLFAPEDLLLIRGDPSARRRFLDQLVVLRSPRMSAVQADYERVLRQRNSLLKSARASGVRDPAKLGTLDIWDERLVALGTEIIQSRLTLVDELSGPVRAAYEAVAGADQRPVLRSRLSIEGAVDDDDEPVATSEVAAAPAELAETFSAALLSVRRRELDRGISLVGPHRDDVQFELNDLPAKGYASHGESWSFALALKLGAAELLRRDSPMGDPVLMLDDVFAELDARRRERLAAVVADYEQVLITAAVFDDVPAALAAHTVRIEAGRIVESDAVVVPETPLTAPAETATAPAETASAPAETADTDASPAPDDSADDAADPDRG, from the coding sequence GTGCAGGTGACGCAGCTGGCGTTGAGCGACTTCCGCAACTACGCCTCCGTGGACGTCGCGCTCGCGCCGGGCCCCAACCTCTTCGTGGGGCGCAACGGCCAGGGCAAGACGAACCTGGTCGAGTCGCTCGGCTACCTCTCCACCCTCGGCTCGCACCGGGTGTCCACCGATCAGGCGCTGATCCGCGCGGGGCAGGACAGCGCGGTGATCCGCGCACGCCTCCGCAACGGCGATCGCGACCTGCTCGCCGAGGTGCAGATCAACCGCTCCTCGGCCAACCGCGCGCAGATCAACCGCGGCGGCATCAAGCCGCGCGAGCTGCCCCGCTTCTTCTCGAGCGTCCTCTTCGCGCCGGAGGACCTCCTCCTCATCCGCGGCGACCCGTCCGCGCGGCGCCGCTTCCTCGACCAGCTGGTCGTCCTCCGTTCCCCGCGCATGAGCGCCGTGCAGGCGGACTACGAGCGGGTGCTCCGCCAGCGCAACTCCCTCCTCAAGTCCGCGCGGGCGAGCGGCGTCCGCGATCCCGCCAAGCTCGGGACGCTCGACATCTGGGACGAGCGCCTCGTCGCCCTCGGCACCGAGATCATCCAGTCGCGGCTGACCCTGGTCGACGAGCTGAGCGGCCCGGTCCGAGCCGCGTACGAGGCGGTCGCCGGAGCGGATCAGCGCCCGGTCCTGCGCTCGCGCCTGAGCATCGAGGGAGCGGTCGACGACGACGACGAGCCCGTCGCGACGTCGGAGGTCGCCGCAGCGCCGGCCGAGCTGGCCGAGACCTTCTCCGCCGCTCTGCTCTCCGTGCGCCGCCGCGAGCTCGACCGCGGGATCTCGCTGGTCGGGCCGCACCGCGACGACGTCCAGTTCGAGCTCAACGATCTCCCGGCGAAGGGCTACGCCAGCCACGGCGAGAGCTGGTCGTTCGCTCTGGCGCTCAAGCTCGGCGCGGCCGAGCTGCTCCGTCGCGACTCCCCCATGGGCGACCCCGTGCTGATGCTCGACGACGTCTTCGCGGAGCTCGACGCCCGCCGGCGCGAGCGGCTCGCCGCCGTGGTCGCCGACTACGAGCAGGTGCTGATCACCGCCGCCGTCTTCGACGACGTGCCCGCGGCGCTGGCGGCGCACACGGTCCGGATCGAGGCGGGCCGCATCGTCGAGTCCGACGCGGTCGTGGTCCCGGAGACGCCCCTGACGGCTCCGGCTGAGACCGCGACCGCACCGGCCGAGACCGCGTCCGCTCCGGCGGAGACCGCCGACACGGACGCGTCCCCCGCGCCGGACGACAGCGCGGACGACGCCGCGGACCCCGACCGTGGCTGA
- the gnd gene encoding phosphogluconate dehydrogenase (NAD(+)-dependent, decarboxylating), which produces MHIGLVGLGKMGDNMRSRLREKGVEVTGYDRNPDVSDAASLDEMIAALPAPRIVWVMVPAGAITDAVVTDLSEKLSEGDLVIDGGNSRFTEDFKHDALLKPKGIHYIDAGVSGGVWGLENGYGLMVGGPKELVEYAMPVFDALRPEGPREEGFVHVGEVGAGHYAKMVHNGIEYALMQAFAEGYELLDTRKDIIKDVTGTFKAWQRGTVVRSWLLELLVRALEQDPEFEHIEGYVQDSGEGRWTIEEAINNAVPVPTISASIFARFVSRQEDSPAMKAVAALRNQFGGHSVKAVD; this is translated from the coding sequence ATGCACATCGGACTCGTCGGACTCGGCAAGATGGGCGACAACATGCGCTCCCGCCTGCGGGAGAAGGGCGTCGAGGTCACCGGCTACGACCGCAACCCGGACGTCTCGGACGCCGCCTCGCTCGACGAGATGATCGCCGCCCTCCCCGCGCCGCGCATCGTCTGGGTCATGGTCCCGGCCGGCGCCATCACGGACGCCGTCGTCACCGACCTGTCCGAGAAGCTCAGCGAGGGCGACCTGGTCATCGACGGCGGCAACTCCCGCTTCACCGAGGACTTCAAGCACGACGCGCTGCTCAAGCCCAAGGGCATCCACTACATCGACGCCGGCGTCTCCGGCGGCGTCTGGGGCCTCGAGAACGGCTACGGCCTGATGGTCGGCGGCCCCAAGGAGCTCGTCGAGTACGCGATGCCCGTCTTCGACGCGCTGCGCCCCGAGGGCCCCCGCGAGGAGGGCTTCGTCCACGTCGGCGAGGTCGGCGCGGGCCACTACGCGAAGATGGTGCACAACGGCATCGAGTACGCGCTGATGCAGGCGTTCGCCGAGGGCTACGAGCTCCTCGACACCCGCAAGGACATCATCAAGGACGTCACCGGCACCTTCAAGGCGTGGCAGCGCGGCACGGTCGTCCGCTCCTGGCTCCTCGAGCTGCTCGTCCGAGCGCTCGAGCAGGACCCGGAGTTCGAGCACATCGAGGGCTACGTCCAGGACTCCGGCGAGGGCCGCTGGACCATCGAGGAGGCCATCAACAACGCCGTCCCCGTCCCCACGATCAGCGCCTCGATCTTCGCGCGGTTCGTCTCCCGCCAGGAGGACTCCCCCGCCATGAAGGCGGTCGCGGCGCTCCGCAACCAGTTCGGCGGGCACTCCGTCAAAGCAGTCGACTGA